Proteins encoded together in one Candidatus Peregrinibacteria bacterium window:
- a CDS encoding PrsW family glutamic-type intramembrane protease, producing the protein MNAVTEAVSSAMSVDVNIMKILISFLLACFPAYIWGYIYYTKQPEPRRLVALTFSAGIVSVIPILLYKFSWNFFPSLEIFLATDKLSHITISLLSLVTIPLSVIMAFLFVGLIEEYMKHLAVKFIDNDKFMTIDDAIEYSIIASLGFSFVENVMYFYFIWVGQGAEPFFMAFIFRSIFSTFAHILFSGMYGYFYGVAHFSSPIFQEEIRSKRMWFTRLLHKLTGVRSEKLFHREKVIEGLVVAIALHAVFDVFLEVGWTYVILPYLVIGYLVLDYLFERKQDHINYGKLLEQRTSDKVN; encoded by the coding sequence ATGAATGCAGTTACCGAAGCCGTGTCGAGTGCTATGAGTGTTGATGTGAATATCATGAAAATACTGATTTCTTTTCTTTTGGCGTGTTTTCCGGCATATATTTGGGGATACATATATTATACCAAGCAGCCGGAACCTAGACGCCTAGTTGCTTTGACTTTTTCCGCGGGCATTGTTTCAGTTATCCCTATCTTACTTTATAAATTCAGTTGGAATTTCTTCCCAAGTCTTGAGATATTTTTAGCTACCGATAAATTAAGTCATATTACAATATCACTTCTCTCACTCGTTACAATTCCACTAAGTGTCATCATGGCATTTTTGTTCGTTGGTTTGATTGAAGAATACATGAAACATTTGGCAGTTAAATTCATCGATAATGATAAATTCATGACTATAGATGACGCTATTGAATATAGTATTATAGCTTCACTCGGGTTCTCTTTCGTAGAAAATGTAATGTACTTTTATTTTATATGGGTGGGCCAAGGTGCAGAGCCTTTTTTCATGGCATTTATATTCAGATCAATATTCTCAACATTTGCACATATATTGTTTTCCGGAATGTATGGTTATTTTTATGGGGTCGCCCACTTCTCCTCGCCAATTTTTCAAGAAGAAATTAGAAGTAAGCGAATGTGGTTTACCAGACTGCTACACAAACTAACCGGCGTCCGTTCAGAAAAACTATTCCACAGAGAGAAAGTAATAGAAGGTCTCGTAGTTGCAATCGCTTTGCATGCTGTATTTGATGTATTCTTGGAGGTTGGATGGACTTATGTAATCCTACCTTACCTCGTTATAGGATATCTCGTACTTGATTATTTATTTGAACGAAAACAAGACCATATAAACTATGGGAAGTTGCTAGAGCAAAGAACTTCTGACAAGGTAAATTAG
- the rpsF gene encoding 30S ribosomal protein S6 has protein sequence MTTYELMVILPGDMTEREALKHLEEVKGYVKENGGRIKEELIWGKRDMAYTIKKNDVGFYAIYHFTMEGRTGMHELKNELRLDQKVLRDLIIKVPARYTFAEFEGMAMEATKAKEAAMEKRKKPVAPVRKPGGKTDEKVTDAPSAEKKEVKSKKKSTSDTVLDDPDLAL, from the coding sequence ATGACAACATACGAACTAATGGTTATTCTCCCCGGAGATATGACTGAAAGAGAGGCTCTAAAGCACCTGGAAGAGGTGAAGGGCTATGTAAAAGAGAACGGGGGCAGAATCAAAGAAGAATTGATTTGGGGTAAGCGAGATATGGCTTACACTATCAAGAAGAATGATGTGGGTTTCTATGCAATCTACCATTTTACAATGGAAGGTCGCACCGGTATGCATGAACTTAAAAACGAGCTTCGTCTTGATCAAAAAGTCCTTAGGGATTTGATAATCAAGGTTCCGGCCAGGTATACTTTTGCAGAGTTTGAAGGTATGGCTATGGAAGCAACTAAGGCCAAAGAAGCCGCTATGGAAAAACGTAAGAAACCAGTTGCTCCGGTAAGAAAACCGGGAGGAAAAACTGATGAGAAAGTAACAGACGCTCCGAGCGCAGAGAAAAAGGAAGTTAAATCTAAGAAAAAGAGTACTTCTGATACAGTACTTGATGATCCGGATTTGGCATTGTAG
- the recF gene encoding DNA replication and repair protein RecF (All proteins in this family for which functions are known are DNA-binding proteins that assist the filamentation of RecA onto DNA for the initiation of recombination or recombinational repair.), translating to MLLKKIQLISFRNFEKITLDVEENINIFLGKNGEGKTSLLEAIAMLSMPKSFRTSNINDMIRFSSDYFRVIGIFNDDDGEEKKLEIAYQSGPRKQRSLKINNVKKSTKEFLSGVYIATFVPEDLYLLDLGPTKRREYINRVLSKLDFMYLDNLSRYERAMKERNAVLRRINEGLAGRDELEAWDRQLIDSGVKIIKKRLELLFEMSGGISKKYTEIAAKNDSVYTAYVSKIHEILGENHILKYPFETTDLEELFRSALEKRVDRDIATKVTSVGPHRDDIYFYLKDKSMEQFASRGEKRTLLLALKVTELEIVKTYTLRCPLLLLDDVFSELDNDRQTQLLHLVEPYQTFITTNSEEHFSNFKKAKDVWRFAKGTANKA from the coding sequence ATGCTCCTCAAAAAAATACAACTAATTTCATTTCGCAATTTTGAAAAAATCACTCTGGATGTAGAGGAGAATATTAATATCTTCCTTGGCAAAAATGGAGAGGGCAAAACAAGTCTTCTTGAAGCTATAGCTATGCTCTCTATGCCAAAATCTTTTCGCACAAGCAATATAAACGATATGATTCGATTCTCATCTGATTATTTTCGAGTAATTGGGATATTTAATGACGATGACGGGGAGGAGAAAAAACTCGAGATCGCATACCAGTCAGGACCGAGAAAGCAACGTAGTCTCAAAATAAATAATGTGAAAAAATCAACCAAAGAGTTTTTAAGTGGAGTCTATATTGCGACTTTTGTCCCGGAGGATTTGTATTTACTTGATCTCGGCCCTACCAAAAGACGTGAATATATCAACCGAGTATTATCAAAATTAGATTTTATGTATCTGGATAATTTGAGCCGATATGAAAGAGCGATGAAAGAGCGCAATGCTGTGCTCCGAAGAATAAATGAAGGGCTTGCAGGACGAGATGAGCTTGAAGCATGGGACAGACAACTTATAGATAGTGGTGTTAAAATTATCAAAAAAAGATTAGAATTGTTATTTGAAATGAGTGGAGGTATTTCAAAAAAATACACCGAAATTGCAGCTAAAAATGATTCAGTATATACGGCGTATGTTTCAAAAATCCATGAAATCCTTGGCGAAAATCATATATTGAAATATCCATTTGAAACTACTGACCTTGAAGAATTATTTAGAAGTGCACTGGAAAAAAGGGTGGATCGCGATATAGCGACCAAAGTTACCTCAGTCGGCCCCCATAGGGATGATATTTATTTTTACTTAAAGGACAAAAGTATGGAGCAATTTGCCTCACGTGGAGAAAAACGAACACTCCTACTCGCTCTCAAAGTGACCGAGCTTGAAATAGTAAAAACATATACTCTCCGATGTCCGCTCCTACTCCTGGATGATGTATTTTCAGAACTTGATAATGATAGGCAAACCCAACTTTTACATCTGGTTGAACCTTATCAGACATTTATCACAACCAATTCAGAGGAACATTTTTCTAATTTCAAAAAGGCCAAAGATGTTTGGCGATTTGCAAAAGGCACTGCAAACAAAGCGTAG